The following coding sequences are from one Bufo bufo chromosome 2, aBufBuf1.1, whole genome shotgun sequence window:
- the LOC120991078 gene encoding vomeronasal type-2 receptor 26-like — protein sequence MFEFLSYEKDILTFIFLGIVLFLSAATLFILRIFVYYWDTPIVKANNRTVSFILLVSILLSFLSVFFFLGRPVDLTCLLRQTSFGIFFSIGVSSVLAKTIKVCFAFKATNPGSFWAKWFSSNVSNYVVLVSSSVQVLICVVWLLVSPPYVEFDHHSYPGKIIIQCNEGSVIAFYFMLGYMGFLAAVSFVLAFMVRTLPDSFNEAKYITFSMLVFCSVWIAMIPAYLSTTGKYMVAVEIFAILTSCSGILGCIFLPKIYILLFKPNLNSKKAVFERNKI from the coding sequence ATGTTCGAGTTTCTTTCATATGAGAAGGACATTCTAACTTTCATATTTTTAGGAATAGTTTTATTTCTTTCTGCTGCAACATTGTTCATATTAAGAATCTTTGTTTATTATTGGGACACTCCGATTGTTAAAGCCAATAACCGGACTGTGAGCTTTATCCTCCTGGTCTCCATCTTGCTGAGTTTCCTCAGTGTCTTCTTCTTCCTCGGCCGTCCAGTGGACTTAACCTGCTTACTGAGACAAACATCATTTGGCATCTTCTTCTCTATTGGTGTCTCTTCTGTTCTAGCCAAAACTATCAAAGTTTGCTTTGCCTTCAAAGCAACCAATCCTGGAAGTTTCTGGGCAAAGTGGTTCTCATCCAATGTCTCAAATTATGTGGTTTTGGTGTCTTCTTCTGTACAAGTTCTTATTTGTGTTGTTTGGTTGTTAGTGTCACCTCCTTATGTAGAGTTTGACCATCACTCTTATCCTGGGAAGATCATCATTCAGTGTAATGAAGGTTCAGTCATTGCCTTCTACTTTATGTTGGGTTATATGGGCTTCCTGGCAGCTGTGAGTTTTGTTCTGGCCTTCATGGTGAGGACATTACCGGACAGTTTTAATGAGGCCAAGTATATCACTTTCAGCATGCTGGTGTTCTGCAGTGTCTGGATCGCAATGATCCCAGCTTATCTGAGCACCACAGGGAAATACATGGTGGCTGTGGAGATATTTGCCATATTGACCTCATGTTCTGGCATTCTTGGTTGTATATTTCTTCCCAAAATATATATCCTTCTTTTCAAACCTAATTTGAACTCCAAAAAAGCAGTTTTCGAGAGAAACAAAATATAA